The Onychomys torridus chromosome 4, mOncTor1.1, whole genome shotgun sequence genome includes a window with the following:
- the LOC118581775 gene encoding chromatin target of PRMT1 protein-like: MGPQDSRRAMRELRLVPAGPLTSLDSRDAKVPAQPVDRVVLRRTTMTSLNERFAQLRRKTRPQRVPGNAAASRRLQQQLASARNRRLAQQMEKRPSVRAALSPGQILEGRLGERSVLVRLGRPTGALARGANGGRGAGSIQRDLPPGGGASGGPGARTLPWGGVAPPGRAGFGRGRGAFGARGRGRGRGRGRGRGGGRGALPRPALTKEQLDAELDAYMAEARAPLDAELEACMAEAAPQTCD; encoded by the coding sequence ATGGGCCCTCAAGATTCCCGACGCGCCATGAGAGAGCTGCGCCTCGTACCCGCCGGGCCCCTGACCTCCCTGGATTCTCGGGATGCCAAGGTGCCCGCACAGCCAGTGGACAGAGTCGTGCTAAGACGCACCACCATGACGTCTCTAAATGAACGCTTTGCTCAGCTGCGGAGGAAGACACGGCCACAGCGGGTGCCAGGGAACGCCGCTGCCTCCAGGAGGCTTCAGCAGCAGCTCGCCAGTGCCAGAAACAGAAGACTGGCCCAGCAGATGGAGAAGAGACCCTCTGTCCGGGCAGCGTTAAGCCCTGGGCAGATCTTGGAGGGGCGCCTGGGTGAGAGGAGCGTCCTGGTCCGATTAGGACGTCCCACGGGTGCCCTCGCCAGGGGAGCGAATGGAGGAAGAGGCGCAGGCAGCATCCAGAGAGACCTGCCCCCCGGTGGAGGAGCAAGTGGGGGACCTGGCGCCAGAACCCTGCCCTGGGGCGGCGTGGCACCCCCCGGTCGAGCTGGGTTTGGTCGTGGAAGAGGGGCTTTTGGAGCCCGAGGCCGAGGCCGAGGCCGCGGCCGTGGACGTGGGCGAGGCGGAGGGAGAGGTGCCCTCCCTCGCCCTGCACTGACCAAGGAGCAGCTGGACGCCGAACTAGACGCATACATGGCAGAGGCGAGAGCGCCCCTGGATGCTGAGTTGGAGGCCTGCATGGCAGAggcagctccccagacctgcgaCTGA
- the LOC118581773 gene encoding chromatin target of PRMT1 protein-like: RPSVPAALSPGQILEGRLGERSVLVRLGRPTGALARGANGGRGAGSIQRDLPPGGGASGGPGARTLPWGGVAPPGRAGFGRGRGAFGARGRGRGRGRGRGRGGGRGALPRPALTKEQLDAELDAYMAEARATLDAELEACMAEAAPQTCD; the protein is encoded by the coding sequence agacCCTCTGTCCCGGCAGCGTTAAGCCCTGGGCAGATCTTGGAGGGGCGCCTGGGTGAGAGGAGCGTCCTGGTCCGATTAGGACGTCCCACGGGTGCCCTCGCCAGGGGAGCGAATGGAGGAAGAGGCGCAGGCAGCATCCAGAGAGACCTGCCCCCCGGTGGAGGAGCAAGTGGGGGACCTGGCGCCAGAACCCTGCCCTGGGGCGGCGTGGCACCCCCCGGTCGAGCTGGGTTTGGTCGTGGAAGAGGGGCTTTTGGAGCCCGAGGCCGAGGCCGAGGCCGCGGCCGTGGACGTGGGCGAGGCGGAGGGAGAGGTGCCCTCCCTCGCCCTGCACTGACCAAGGAGCAGCTGGACGCCGAACTAGACGCATACATGGCAGAGGCGAGAGCGACCCTGGATGCTGAGTTGGAGGCCTGCATGGCAGAggcagctccccagacctgcgaCTGA
- the LOC118581774 gene encoding chromatin target of PRMT1 protein-like produces MGAQDSRRAMRELRLVPAGPLTSLDSRDAKVPAQPVDRVVLRRTTMTSLNERFAQLRRKTRPQRVPGNAAASRRLQQQLASARNRRLAQQMEKRPSVRAALSPGQILEGRLGERSVLVRLGRPTGALARGANGGRGAGSIQRDLPPGGGASGGPGARTLPWGGVAPPGRAGFGRGRGAFGARGRGRGRGRGRGRGGGRGALPRPALTKEQLDAELDAYMAEARAPLDAELEACMAEAAPQTCD; encoded by the coding sequence ATGGGCGCTCAAGATTCCCGACGCGCCATGAGAGAGCTGCGCCTCGTACCCGCCGGGCCCCTGACCTCCCTGGATTCTCGGGATGCCAAGGTGCCCGCACAGCCAGTGGACAGAGTCGTGCTAAGACGCACCACCATGACGTCTCTAAATGAACGCTTTGCTCAGCTGCGGAGGAAGACACGGCCACAGCGGGTGCCAGGGAACGCCGCTGCCTCCAGGAGGCTTCAGCAGCAGCTCGCCAGTGCCAGAAACAGAAGACTGGCCCAGCAGATGGAGAAGAGACCCTCTGTCCGGGCAGCGTTAAGCCCTGGGCAGATCTTGGAGGGGCGCCTGGGTGAGAGGAGCGTCCTGGTCCGATTAGGACGTCCCACGGGTGCCCTCGCCAGGGGAGCGAATGGAGGAAGAGGCGCAGGCAGCATCCAGAGAGACCTGCCCCCCGGTGGAGGAGCAAGTGGGGGACCTGGCGCCAGAACCCTGCCCTGGGGCGGCGTGGCACCCCCCGGTCGAGCTGGGTTTGGTCGTGGAAGAGGGGCTTTTGGAGCCCGAGGCCGAGGCCGAGGCCGCGGCCGTGGACGTGGGCGAGGCGGAGGGAGAGGTGCCCTCCCTCGCCCTGCACTGACCAAGGAGCAGCTGGACGCCGAACTAGACGCATACATGGCAGAGGCGAGAGCGCCCCTGGATGCTGAGTTGGAGGCCTGCATGGCAGAggcagctccccagacctgcgaCTGA